The DNA window TAAGCCTATCTTAACAATGTGTGAGTGGATTAGAAAATACCTTATGAATAGGATGGTAACATCGGCCACTAAACTTGAGAAGTGGCAACATAGAGTTATGCATATCCCTTGGAAGAGATTAGATAATGACGTATTTATGAGTGGTCATTGGACACCGAATTGGGATATTGCTGAAGAATTCCAAGTTACACATTCTTTCAACCCACGATAATTTATTGTTGATATTGCCAAAAGATCATGTAGCTGTAATTTCTAGGAATTTGTTGGTATTCCATGCAGACATGTTGCTGCATTAAGTTATAGGAAATAAAACTCTGAAGGTTTTGTGGATGATTGTCATTCAAGACATAAGTATTCCTAGTCTTATAGTTTTTTTTGTGAGCCCTATAATTGGAATGGACATGTGGCATGAAGTTCAAGCTGATGAACTTCAAACACCTGTGTACAAAAATGGATCAGAAAGACCTAAGAAAGTTAGAATTAGAGAATATGGTGAGGATAGTTCTAGGAGAAGAAGAATTGACGAGTCTTATAAATGTATCAAATGTGATAAATTTGGTCACAATGCAATGTCATGCAAGAGCATTACTCCAAATTCAAATGCTTTGAAAAGAGatgtaattttcaaaataatagtCTAAATATGTACATGAAGTTCAACTTGCACTGTGTCATGTTTAAATTATAActaaacttctttttttttatagagaaaactcaaagaaagtcAGGTTGAAGTAGGTCAGGCTGAACCAATTCAGGTTGATGCAAGTCAGGTTAATGCGAGTCAGGTTGATGCAAGTGAGGTTGATGCAAGTGAGGTTGAAACAAGTCAGGTTGATGCATGTTAGGTTGAATCAAGTGAGGTTGAAGTAAGCCAGGTATATGCGAGTCAGGTTGAATCAAGTGTGGTTGAAACAAGTCAGACTGAACTAATACCAAAGAAGAACAAGGTTGCGGAAAAGCCTCTTAAGAAGGTTCAAAAACCATTGTGGAGATGAGAAAAAGGTCAAGTGAAAGATTGAAGCTCAAAAGGTTTCAAAAACTAATTATAGGTCCAGGTTCAAATTTTGACCAACCTATAACTTTAACAGAGCATGATGAAGGTACAATAATTCAAGAAGATAATACAATAGTACCTGATTCAAAGCTTGACGTGTGTCTCAAATCCATAAAATCTTGGAGCAAAATTTCTAAGAGGCCTTCTAATTAGTTAGgaattatgttttatgttttcaaTTTGTAATGATTGATTCATTTTTATGTGCCATTTTGTATCTGATGACTGATGCACTTTTATGTCCTATTTTGTAATGAGATTGTAATGACTTGTGCACTTGATGTGCTTCTTAATATCTATGCAATCACTTTGGGTATATATTACCTTAAATTTGGAAATAACCAAAATCCGAATATTTCATTAACCTACTAGCAATTGATATAATCCCATTTGATACTTCACAAATTGAAAACAAAATCCAAGACAATACATGTTGCATCTTGTAACCAATACTAAATATTTCATTAATAAACTAGCAATTGATACAAGGACAATTGATATATCACATTTTATACAATTTCATTTGATACACTACAGATTACATGAACTTGTAGACATTGAAAAACAAAATTCAAGACAACATAAGTGTGACCATTAAACAATGACTTTTGTTCTTCTCCCTTTGAAACTTCTTCTTTGTATTTTCATGCTTCTTTGAACTGAATTCTACCCCAAATTACTTTCCAAATTTCTCACCAATGTCCTTCCTAAATACCCTGAAATAAGCCATTATCATTTCACTATTTTTGCAACTTCTTGAAATTCTTTGATTGTCTTTCCTATCGTTCAATTTTAATATCCAATATAAATAGGTCACAACTTTTCACACTTTATAGATTACATATATCTATAAATTACATATAGAATATAAATGAGTTTAACTTAGAGAAAAAGGAAGAAcataattaaaattttcttaCCCAACATTTCAACATCATTAAAAATTTTCTATTGGAATTTTCGATGATGTTTATGGAAAAAAGTCTATTATACTTTATTTTTGATATTTACAAcatataaaaaaagttaattaagaAGTTGGTTTTTCTATAGTAAGATAAAATACAATTGATACATTGTGTTGATCcatataatataaaaattgtCATTTGTAATGTAAAGTCATTTAAATAtgcaaaaatgattttttaaaggGTTTAATATATTTCAtccccctgccaatatagcgagattcggtttggcccccttgaaatttttttttattaaatgcccCTTATAAAACTCAAAACCTAGATTTACCAAACCCTTTTACCATatttgctgactgggctttgatTTTATTGGTGATGTGGCAAAAGCTACTTATGACATGGCCATTAGAACAACATCACTCCTatcatcacttccaccatcaCCATCAcaatcaccaccaccaccactacTACCTCTCTACTTCCTTCACTCTCTGAAAACGGCCATTagaacaacaacacaaacaacatcatcatcatctctcATCGACGTATCAGCAGCAACAACAACTTCGCAATGACTCGcatcatctcattctgaacaACACAACAGAAGCACATGCAAGAATGAGAGGGcatcatctcattctgaacaACACAACAGAAGCACACGCAAGAATGAGAGGGGGACGAGGCGGGCATCTTCGGGGAATCAATCCAACACCGACGCAAACTGACCTTGTCATCCATCCCTTAAATAGTTAAATTGAACATTGGAATCTTTTCTATGGAGAACTTGCTGCATTGTAGTGTAGATAATAGAACTTGATAATCTGCAGAATCTGGCATACATGTCTACCACACAAAATGCAAGTTGCAACTATGAAACCAAATATGTTACTATTGTTTTCTGAATCTGTTTCATTAGAGGAGGGTTATTCTTGAGTGAAAAAAGTGGTCATTGACCTAGAAAATAAATGTGCCAGCACCAAAACACCAGCCAAAAGAACAGAGGCATACTTCACCAGCCAAGAGAGCAATTGTACTCTGCATCTTACAAGAGCACGTATCATCCCCAAGTAATTCTCGGTTTTCCTTATGTGTAGGGTTGGTTTTGCAGCATATATTGATTAAACTGGTTTTGGTTTGAAGCATGTCAGTGGCTTATTTTACGCAAGATGACGTGGTTTAGTATTTTACGCATGTCAGTGGCTTACTTTCTTCCCTTAAATGAATTctgaaaattattatattttactgtCAATAAAAGTTAAGTGTTATAATAATTATTGACAAGCAATCACATATGATGTAATTTCTTGTTAATGTATGGGTGAATGTAACTAGAGATTGCTTCCATATTCCTGCATTTAGAAAACGAACTTAGACTTTAAAGAATGCCAACCTAAGTAAATCACATCAAAGGTTGTCAACTGATATGCAAAGAGACATAACAGTACAAGCTGAATATAATTAAATAGCCACATTGAGAAGCTCACGTGGAACCAGGAACGGGTGGTTCTGAAGCAGAATGAGCTGATCTTTCTtagttttgtttctttttaatcTCTAGTGATTTGTATTCTGAATGGACTATTGATAACCATGCTTAACCATTACCTAAGTAATAAGGTAGTGAATAAAAGATCTTTCCAAGGTGTCTGTTGCTTCCACTAGACACCTTTTATTTCGGTACAACAGGTATTTTTCCTATTTATAGTGATAGTACTGATTCATAAATCGTTGAAAATATGTTCACTTTTGTTATATTAATTTTCACATTTCATGAAAGAACACTACCTGATTTCAGGTGTTGGTATCATACATTTTCTTCTACACCACATAGCGAACTGAAATGTCTCTAGCAAATATGTTTAGAAAATGTCCATTCTTGATAATATACTTGGTTCCAACTTCCAATGATGTTTGGAGCTTCTGGTAGACACCCATTATTGTGGATTGCATGACTTGTGAACATGAAGAATTTCATGTCAGCTAGTGTTGGTTTTTCAATAGAGTGGGTGCTTTAAAGCAAATGTTGTCAGCTAGTGTCAGTTTTGATTTCTATAGCATCAGAATTGCAAATATAATCTGTGTTAGTGTATAACTAATGTAAGCTTCTTTTAAGTTTTCATGACACAATGTGTAGTCGCTGATGATAGAATTTTAGTTTTAGACTTGGAAAGTATACCCTCCCCATtaattcatagccttcaatttcttcaTTTGTATCTTCAATCAAATGATGGTAAAGAATGTAATAACATATAGTTGGATTCAGGTGGGGCATCACATTTTCGTCTTCCATGCTACGAGTATCTTTCATCCAGAATTTTCCAAGATTGAAGAAACTCTAGAAAGCTTATTTTTGGTGATGAAAAGTGAAGATTATATGTTGGATAATCTGGGATTTTGTTCCCATGCAGTACACCATGATGTTCTTTAGATTCCATGCAGTACACCATGATATTCCTTTAGATCCCATCTTTCTTTATTTATTACACAGTcagcataaaaaaatataaatgtgcCTTAGTCAACTACACAGTCAGCATCTGTGGTAATAGGGTGTGGTAAAATTGATGTTTTGATTTTATAAGGGgtagataaaaaaaaaacttcagggggcaaaaccgaatctcgccctaATGACAGAGGgcattgtatatttaacccttttttaaaataaaaattaacacaATGATCCACCCTATTGACTAGAAATGTATTTGAGGATCTACTAGGGACAACTTTTCTACTCATCACAAAAAATTAGGTAGTGTACATTCTACCAATCACATTGCATCATTtagttttatcttatttaattaattattaaataatatatttttttggttgtttccgagacattttacattgaaggtaactttacccaactttttaaattgggtagataagaattcacctaatattaaatacaaatttaacatgaaacaattaattaaattagataaCAAAAAATCTAGTTAAGCCATTGTTTTATAATATAATGCCTTGTGTAGAAACATCTTGACATAGGAAAAAAATAACATGGTGATTGGGAACTTGCATGCATTCACTCCACCTGTCGCTATATGAACAAGCGGTTGTTGTACAACATTGTGCTTCATCGCTTGCAACACATTAGTGTCACCAACCTTCTTATTAATTCTTGCCCTTCGCTACTACTCCATACTATAAATAATCACTTCACATCCAACCaagcaaattaaaaaaaaaaatctaaagatAAGAACACACATAACTTGTGTTTGAGAACAAAATGAGTCAGGAGAAGCCACGGAGGCCCGAGCAAGAACCGATAAAATACGGCGATGTGTTCAACGTGTCTGGTGAGTTATCATTTCAACCCATTGGACAAAGAGATGCTGCAATTATGCAATCAGCGGAAGACAAAACATTGGGACAGGCTAAAAAAGATGGTGCTGCTTCTCTCATGAATTCCGCGGCCCAGAAAAACGAGGATGATG is part of the Vicia villosa cultivar HV-30 ecotype Madison, WI linkage group LG2, Vvil1.0, whole genome shotgun sequence genome and encodes:
- the LOC131647790 gene encoding late embryogenesis abundant protein D-34-like, giving the protein MSQEKPRRPEQEPIKYGDVFNVSGELSFQPIGQRDAAIMQSAEDKTLGQAKKDGAASLMNSAAQKNEDDGFIDDDIATNIARKEGVSVSQTYDSGKRVITETLGGQVLGKFVEDANGAKETADRLKKNK